From the genome of Sulfitobacter sp. DSM 110093, one region includes:
- a CDS encoding Trm112 family protein — translation MTDATVQFDRRMLEALICPRTQTTLVYDAEKQELVSKAAGLAYPIRNGIPVMLPDEARTL, via the coding sequence ATGACGGATGCGACCGTTCAATTCGACCGCCGGATGCTGGAGGCACTGATCTGTCCGCGTACTCAGACAACGCTGGTCTATGACGCGGAAAAGCAGGAACTGGTGTCGAAGGCCGCCGGGCTTGCCTATCCAATTCGCAATGGCATCCCGGTCATGTTGCCGGATGAAGCGCGTACGCTGTAA
- the trxA gene encoding thioredoxin: MIDLNLSTAAPASADADLIKDTTEATFMADVVEASQTVPVIVDFWAPWCGPCKTLGPMLEDAVRAANGAVKMVKVDVDQAQAIAGQLQIQSIPTVYAFYKGQPIDGFQGAQPQSEIKAFVDRVVKAGGGEAPGDTLADAVAAAEEMLTEGAAADAAQTFAAILEEDPMNAPAYGGMVRAYIAMGELEQAEALLNGAPIEISKAPELEAAHAQLQLAHQAANAGPVAELTDTVEANPDDHQARFDLAQALYAHNDAEGAVDHLLELFRRDREWNEGAAKTQMFTIFEALKPNDPVVLNGRRKLSSMIFA; the protein is encoded by the coding sequence ATGATTGACCTAAACCTTTCCACCGCCGCCCCGGCCTCGGCAGATGCCGACCTAATCAAGGACACGACCGAAGCGACCTTTATGGCCGATGTGGTCGAAGCTTCGCAGACGGTACCGGTCATCGTTGATTTCTGGGCGCCTTGGTGCGGCCCGTGCAAGACGCTCGGCCCGATGTTGGAAGACGCCGTGCGCGCCGCGAATGGTGCGGTAAAGATGGTGAAGGTCGATGTCGATCAGGCGCAGGCGATTGCAGGGCAATTGCAGATCCAATCTATCCCGACAGTCTATGCTTTCTACAAAGGTCAGCCGATTGATGGTTTCCAAGGCGCGCAGCCGCAGTCCGAGATCAAGGCCTTCGTTGACCGCGTGGTAAAAGCGGGTGGTGGCGAAGCGCCCGGTGATACGCTGGCCGACGCCGTGGCCGCTGCCGAAGAAATGCTGACCGAAGGGGCTGCGGCCGACGCGGCGCAGACCTTTGCCGCGATTTTGGAAGAAGACCCGATGAACGCCCCGGCCTACGGTGGCATGGTGCGCGCCTATATCGCGATGGGCGAGTTGGAGCAGGCCGAAGCGCTGCTGAATGGTGCGCCGATCGAAATCTCCAAAGCGCCGGAGCTGGAAGCGGCTCATGCTCAGCTACAACTGGCGCATCAAGCGGCCAACGCGGGCCCGGTGGCCGAGCTGACCGACACGGTTGAGGCCAATCCTGACGACCATCAAGCGCGCTTTGACTTGGCTCAGGCGCTTTATGCGCATAACGATGCCGAAGGGGCGGTGGATCACCTGCTGGAGCTTTTCCGCCGGGATCGTGAATGGAATGAGGGCGCTGCCAAGACCCAGATGTTCACCATTTTCGAGGCGTTAAAGCCCAATGATCCGGTGGTCTTGAACGGGCGCCGCAAACTGTCGTCGATGATATTTGCCTGA
- a CDS encoding exodeoxyribonuclease III: MSFSLATWNINSVRLREPLVLKLLAEHGPDVLCLQECKSPVDKIPVEAFKAAGYTHMVARGQKGYNGVAILSKLPLLDAGDQDFAMLGHARHVAAKLENGTTIHNFYVPAGGDKPDREINEKFGQKLDYLSEMRDWFHSEKPEKSILVGDLNIAPREDDVWDHKKLLKVVSHTPVEVEALGAVQDAGNWVDITRQDVPEGNLYSWWSYRAADWDAADKGRRLDHIWATSDIAQAGHSSHIVRDARGWEKPSDHAPVFASFDL, encoded by the coding sequence ATGTCCTTTTCCCTCGCCACTTGGAACATCAACTCCGTTCGCCTGCGCGAGCCCTTGGTGCTGAAGTTGCTGGCCGAACACGGGCCAGATGTGCTGTGCCTGCAAGAGTGCAAAAGCCCGGTCGATAAAATCCCGGTCGAGGCGTTCAAGGCGGCTGGCTATACGCACATGGTGGCGCGCGGTCAGAAGGGCTACAACGGCGTGGCGATCCTGTCGAAGCTGCCTCTGCTGGACGCAGGCGATCAAGATTTCGCCATGTTGGGCCATGCCCGCCATGTGGCGGCCAAGCTGGAAAACGGCACCACGATCCACAACTTCTACGTCCCCGCTGGCGGTGACAAACCCGACCGCGAGATCAATGAGAAGTTTGGACAAAAGCTCGATTACCTCTCGGAAATGCGCGACTGGTTTCATAGTGAAAAGCCCGAGAAGTCGATCCTTGTGGGTGATCTGAACATCGCCCCGCGCGAGGATGACGTCTGGGACCACAAGAAGCTGCTTAAGGTCGTCAGCCACACCCCGGTCGAAGTCGAAGCGCTCGGCGCGGTGCAGGATGCGGGCAACTGGGTCGACATCACTCGGCAGGACGTGCCAGAGGGCAATCTCTACAGCTGGTGGTCCTACCGTGCCGCCGATTGGGATGCCGCTGATAAGGGCCGCAGGCTCGATCACATCTGGGCCACCTCTGATATCGCACAGGCCGGGCACTCCAGCCATATCGTCCGCGATGCACGCGGTTGGGAGAAACCAAGCGATCACGCACCGGTTTTTGCCAGTTTTGACCTTTGA
- the ribA gene encoding GTP cyclohydrolase II, which produces MSFAPDITEQLARARADLRMGVPVVLAGEAQAALVLAAETLTAQRLADVLALGGAPVLAITARRAETLKARAYDGNLARVLLPPGATPAWVQSIADPADDLRAPMKGPLQTARGGDTGAHSAALDLVKAARMLPAALVLDLPQGADFAQQHGLTLIDLTAAAPILAERSALHPVVNARLPMEVSEAGRLHIFRPEDGGEEHYAIEIGRPARNTPVLCRLHSACFTGDLMGSLKCDCGPQLRAALAQMGGEGNGVLLYLNQEGRGIGLANKMRAYSLQDQGFDTVEANHRLGFEDDERDFRLGADILHSMGFSAVRLLTNNPRKVGMMEQSGVAVTERVPLAVGENRHNSAYLATKAAKSGHLL; this is translated from the coding sequence ATGAGTTTCGCCCCGGACATCACCGAACAACTGGCGCGTGCGCGGGCCGATTTACGCATGGGCGTCCCCGTGGTTTTAGCGGGTGAGGCGCAGGCCGCGCTCGTGTTGGCGGCGGAAACGCTCACCGCGCAGCGCCTTGCTGATGTGCTGGCCTTGGGCGGTGCGCCGGTGTTGGCAATCACCGCGCGGCGGGCGGAAACGCTTAAGGCGCGCGCCTATGACGGCAATCTCGCCCGCGTGCTACTGCCCCCCGGCGCGACACCGGCTTGGGTGCAAAGCATCGCTGATCCGGCGGATGACCTACGCGCCCCGATGAAAGGTCCGCTCCAGACCGCGCGAGGTGGTGATACCGGCGCACACAGTGCTGCCCTTGATCTAGTGAAAGCCGCGCGGATGCTGCCCGCAGCGTTGGTTCTGGACTTGCCGCAAGGCGCAGATTTCGCGCAACAGCACGGTTTGACCCTCATCGACCTCACCGCCGCTGCCCCGATTCTTGCAGAGCGCAGCGCCCTGCATCCCGTGGTCAACGCCCGTCTGCCGATGGAGGTTTCCGAGGCGGGTCGTTTGCATATCTTCCGCCCCGAAGACGGTGGCGAGGAGCATTACGCGATCGAGATTGGCCGCCCTGCCCGCAACACGCCCGTTCTCTGCCGTCTACACTCGGCCTGTTTTACCGGCGATCTGATGGGCAGCCTGAAATGCGATTGCGGCCCGCAGCTTCGGGCTGCATTGGCGCAGATGGGGGGCGAAGGCAACGGCGTGTTGCTCTACCTCAACCAAGAGGGGCGCGGCATCGGCCTTGCCAATAAGATGCGCGCTTATTCCTTGCAGGATCAGGGTTTTGACACGGTTGAAGCCAATCACCGCCTCGGCTTTGAGGATGATGAGCGCGATTTCCGCCTCGGTGCGGACATTCTGCACTCGATGGGTTTCTCCGCCGTCCGGTTGCTGACCAACAACCCGCGCAAGGTGGGCATGATGGAGCAGAGCGGCGTTGCCGTCACCGAACGTGTCCCGCTGGCCGTGGGCGAGAACCGCCACAACAGCGCCTATCTGGCTACCAAGGCCGCGAAGTCGGGGCATCTGCTGTGA
- a CDS encoding response regulator transcription factor — protein MPQLKKILLVDDDDDLREALSEQLIMTEDFDVFEAANGTEAMTKAKEALYDLIILDVGLPDTDGRELCRLMRKQGVKSPILMLTGHDTDADTILGLDAGANDYVTKPFKFPVLLARIRAQLRQHEQSEDAVFQLGPYTFKPAMKVLTTEDDRKVRLTEKETNILKFLYRSNDGVVPRDVLLHEVWGYNAGVTTHTLETHIYRLRQKIEPDPSNARLLVTESGGYRLMA, from the coding sequence ATGCCCCAGCTTAAGAAAATCCTGCTCGTTGATGATGACGATGACCTGCGCGAAGCGCTGAGCGAGCAGCTTATCATGACCGAGGATTTCGACGTTTTCGAAGCCGCCAATGGCACCGAGGCGATGACCAAAGCAAAAGAGGCGCTTTATGATCTCATCATTCTCGACGTGGGTCTGCCCGATACCGATGGCCGAGAGCTTTGCCGCCTGATGCGCAAGCAGGGGGTGAAAAGCCCGATCCTGATGCTGACGGGCCATGACACCGATGCCGATACGATCCTCGGCCTTGATGCCGGAGCGAATGATTACGTCACCAAGCCATTCAAATTCCCGGTTCTTCTGGCCCGCATCCGCGCGCAATTGCGCCAGCATGAGCAGTCCGAAGATGCGGTGTTCCAGCTTGGGCCATATACCTTCAAGCCCGCGATGAAGGTCCTGACCACGGAAGACGACCGCAAGGTGCGCCTGACCGAGAAAGAAACCAATATCCTCAAGTTCCTCTACCGCTCGAATGACGGTGTGGTGCCGCGCGATGTGCTGCTGCATGAGGTTTGGGGATACAACGCCGGCGTCACGACCCACACGCTGGAAACCCATATTTACCGCCTGCGGCAGAAGATCGAGCCTGATCCCTCGAATGCCCGTTTGCTGGTGACAGAATCCGGTGGTTATCGCCTGATGGCATAA
- a CDS encoding amidase family protein, whose amino-acid sequence MREWLEMTAADLGRGIATGDIDPVALCDTYLDAIDAHPMRDRVYARVTPDRARAEAAAAAERARDGQRLSPLDGVPISWKDLFDTAGTATEAGTKLLEGRVPERDAEVLANATAMGLVCLGKTHMSELAFSGLGHNPSTATPPCVNEPDSVSGGSSSGAAASVAFGLAAAAIGSDTGGSVRIPAAWNDLVGLKTTAGRVSLAGTVPLAAKFDTVGPLCRSVEDAALLLGVLEGAKPADLQESELEGCRFAVLTNVVMDELSEEPKAAFQAAVERLRDAGAAVDEIAVPEVEDAMPLSSCLYTTEAYGLWRDVIEANPEGMFSEILERFRLGKGFSGPDYVAAWAKLDLARAGYDRAVAGYDAVLVPTAPMLPPNIERLNSDHDYYLAQNLLSLRNTRVANLMGLCALTLPTGTPSCAISLMAAPNAEEQLLRLGAAAEAALREA is encoded by the coding sequence ATGCGCGAATGGTTGGAAATGACGGCGGCGGATCTGGGGCGCGGGATTGCGACAGGCGATATCGACCCTGTGGCGCTTTGCGATACCTACCTTGATGCCATCGACGCACATCCGATGCGCGACCGTGTCTATGCCCGCGTTACCCCTGACCGCGCCCGCGCCGAAGCGGCGGCGGCGGCAGAGCGCGCCCGCGACGGCCAGCGCCTGTCCCCCCTTGATGGTGTGCCGATCTCTTGGAAAGACCTGTTTGATACCGCTGGAACAGCCACCGAAGCAGGCACCAAACTGCTCGAAGGCCGGGTGCCCGAGCGCGATGCCGAAGTGCTGGCCAATGCGACCGCCATGGGGCTGGTTTGTCTCGGCAAAACCCATATGAGCGAGCTGGCCTTCTCGGGTCTTGGTCACAACCCCAGCACCGCGACGCCGCCCTGTGTGAATGAGCCTGACAGCGTCTCTGGCGGCTCATCTTCCGGGGCTGCGGCGTCGGTGGCCTTTGGCTTGGCGGCGGCGGCGATTGGGTCGGATACGGGCGGCTCAGTGCGTATTCCTGCGGCGTGGAATGATCTGGTCGGGCTTAAAACCACGGCTGGGCGGGTCTCCCTCGCCGGGACGGTACCGCTGGCGGCGAAGTTCGACACGGTTGGTCCGCTTTGCCGCTCTGTCGAGGATGCGGCGCTGCTGCTGGGCGTTTTGGAAGGGGCCAAACCCGCCGATTTGCAAGAGAGTGAGTTGGAGGGCTGCCGCTTTGCGGTGCTGACCAATGTCGTGATGGATGAGCTTTCCGAAGAGCCAAAGGCGGCTTTCCAAGCGGCAGTAGAGCGGCTGAGAGACGCGGGTGCCGCGGTCGATGAAATCGCCGTGCCCGAGGTCGAAGACGCGATGCCGCTGAGTTCCTGCCTCTACACCACCGAAGCCTACGGGCTGTGGCGCGATGTAATCGAGGCCAATCCCGAAGGGATGTTCAGCGAAATTCTTGAGCGTTTCCGGTTGGGTAAGGGGTTCTCTGGTCCCGATTACGTTGCCGCTTGGGCCAAGCTTGATCTGGCGCGGGCAGGCTATGACCGGGCCGTGGCGGGCTATGACGCGGTGTTGGTGCCGACCGCGCCGATGCTGCCGCCGAACATTGAGCGGCTGAACAGCGATCACGACTACTACCTCGCGCAGAATCTCCTTTCGCTGCGGAACACGCGAGTCGCGAATCTCATGGGGCTCTGCGCGCTTACGTTGCCAACCGGAACGCCGTCCTGTGCCATCTCTTTGATGGCCGCTCCCAATGCCGAGGAACAGCTTTTGCGCCTTGGTGCAGCGGCTGAAGCGGCCCTGCGCGAGGCATAA
- a CDS encoding FAD-dependent monooxygenase: MDFDHDIAIIGGGLNGPALALALSRAGLRVAVIDALPAQTFENADFDGRAYALALTSVRLMEGIGIWPEIAGDAQPMLEIKVTDGRAGTGPSPMFMHFDHAEIEEGPMGHMVEDRHLRRALLRAVAADPAITMLNDTRVTDQTVEPTGITLTLEGGKTLRARLAVGADGRGSGTAERAGIKRIAWSYGQTALVCVVDHEKPHHGIAHQFFMPPGPLAILPLTGDRSLIVWSEASANAAAINALPNAQYLDVLRPRFGSFLGELSLTGARYSYPLGLSLAHSMTAPRVALLGDAAHGVHPIAGQGLNAGLRDVAVLAEVIADAVRRGEDPGNDAVLARYQEWRRFDNASLALATDSFNRLFSNDNALMRLARDMGMAAVNALPGLRRNFIREAAGLTGELPRLMRGKPL, encoded by the coding sequence ATGGATTTTGACCACGATATCGCGATCATCGGCGGCGGGCTGAACGGCCCTGCCCTTGCCTTGGCCCTCAGCCGCGCTGGATTGCGCGTAGCGGTGATTGACGCCCTGCCCGCGCAGACGTTTGAGAACGCCGACTTCGATGGCCGCGCCTATGCGCTGGCGCTGACCTCGGTGCGACTGATGGAAGGCATCGGCATCTGGCCCGAGATCGCCGGCGACGCCCAGCCGATGCTTGAGATCAAAGTTACCGATGGGCGCGCCGGAACCGGCCCCTCGCCCATGTTCATGCATTTCGACCATGCAGAGATCGAAGAAGGCCCGATGGGTCATATGGTCGAAGACCGCCACCTGCGGCGCGCCTTGCTAAGGGCCGTCGCGGCTGATCCGGCGATCACCATGTTGAACGACACCCGCGTCACCGATCAAACGGTCGAGCCGACCGGCATCACCCTGACGCTGGAGGGCGGCAAGACCCTGCGCGCGCGGCTGGCCGTGGGGGCCGATGGGCGCGGCAGCGGCACAGCCGAACGTGCCGGGATCAAGCGCATCGCATGGTCCTATGGTCAGACGGCGCTGGTCTGCGTGGTGGATCATGAAAAGCCGCACCACGGCATCGCGCATCAGTTTTTCATGCCGCCCGGCCCGCTGGCGATCCTGCCGCTGACCGGCGATCGGTCACTCATCGTCTGGAGCGAAGCCAGCGCCAATGCTGCCGCGATCAATGCCCTGCCGAATGCGCAATACCTCGACGTGCTGCGCCCGCGCTTTGGCAGCTTTCTGGGGGAGCTCTCCCTGACCGGCGCGCGCTATAGCTATCCGCTTGGCCTGTCGCTAGCGCATTCCATGACTGCCCCTCGCGTGGCGCTTTTGGGCGATGCGGCCCATGGGGTACACCCGATTGCGGGTCAGGGTTTGAACGCGGGTCTGCGCGATGTGGCGGTGCTGGCCGAGGTGATCGCCGATGCGGTCCGTCGGGGCGAAGACCCCGGGAATGATGCGGTATTGGCGCGCTACCAAGAATGGCGGCGGTTCGACAACGCCAGCCTTGCGCTAGCGACGGACAGCTTCAACAGACTGTTTTCAAACGATAACGCGCTGATGCGTTTGGCCCGCGATATGGGGATGGCTGCGGTCAACGCCCTGCCCGGCCTGCGCCGCAACTTCATCCGCGAGGCAGCAGGCCTGACGGGGGAATTGCCCCGGTTGATGCGTGGAAAGCCCCTTTAA
- a CDS encoding L,D-transpeptidase family protein produces MTPNDMVLTPTGLRFQGRRYACSIGKGGLTHDKREGDGATPRGVHRLVGMLYRPDRIPAPSAWAQPIGPGDLWSDASGQPDYNHHVRAPYDHSHEALRRADPLYDLVILTDWNWPEAEAGRGSAIFIHQWRRPGYPTEGCIAFSRGDLHHIAARVGPATRLIIR; encoded by the coding sequence GTGACCCCGAACGACATGGTTTTGACCCCGACGGGGCTGCGGTTTCAGGGGCGGCGCTATGCCTGTAGCATCGGCAAGGGCGGTCTGACCCATGACAAGCGCGAAGGCGACGGGGCCACGCCGCGCGGGGTGCATCGCTTGGTCGGCATGCTCTACCGGCCTGACCGCATCCCGGCCCCAAGCGCTTGGGCGCAGCCGATCGGCCCGGGCGACCTGTGGTCCGACGCCAGTGGTCAGCCCGATTACAACCACCATGTCCGCGCCCCCTATGACCACAGCCACGAGGCGCTGCGCCGCGCTGATCCGCTCTATGATCTGGTGATCCTGACCGACTGGAACTGGCCGGAAGCCGAAGCTGGCCGCGGCTCCGCGATCTTTATCCATCAGTGGCGGCGGCCGGGCTATCCTACCGAGGGCTGCATCGCCTTTTCACGCGGGGATTTGCACCACATCGCCGCGCGGGTGGGCCCGGCGACGCGGTTAATTATTCGCTAA
- a CDS encoding aminotransferase class I/II-fold pyridoxal phosphate-dependent enzyme — translation MMYSERFSNLPAHVWPRLRALLDGHEGGGTPIHMTIGEPKHAFPAWVTDEITKHAEGFNKYPPNDGSPELRAAIAAWIARRYGVDMDPDSEVMALNGTREGLYNAVIALCPTTKNGEKSAILMPNPFYQVYMIGAISGAAEPIMVPATAETGHLPDFASLPEEVLRRTTAAYLCSPANPQGVVASRDYWAELIALAEKYDFLIFADECYSEIYRDTPPTGALEVVKELGTDRNRVVIFHSLSKRSNLPGLRAGFAASGPETMREIKQLRNYAGAPLPLPLQQAAAAVWADEAHVEENRALYQEKYAIADRIFGNVPGYASPEAGFFLWLPVEDDEAAALKLWRETGVRVLPGSYLAQNVAGENPGQNYIRVALVAPKDETTRGLEAIRDCLYST, via the coding sequence ATGATGTATTCCGAGCGGTTTTCGAACCTTCCGGCCCACGTGTGGCCGCGCCTGCGCGCCTTGCTTGATGGGCATGAGGGCGGTGGCACGCCTATCCATATGACCATTGGCGAGCCGAAACATGCTTTCCCGGCTTGGGTCACGGATGAGATCACGAAACACGCCGAAGGTTTCAACAAGTACCCGCCAAACGACGGCTCGCCCGAGTTGCGCGCCGCCATCGCCGCATGGATTGCCCGCCGCTACGGGGTCGACATGGACCCCGACAGCGAGGTTATGGCGCTGAACGGCACCCGCGAGGGGCTGTATAACGCCGTCATCGCGCTCTGCCCAACGACCAAGAATGGGGAGAAATCGGCGATTCTGATGCCGAACCCCTTTTACCAAGTCTATATGATCGGCGCGATTTCGGGCGCGGCGGAGCCGATCATGGTCCCCGCCACCGCCGAGACCGGGCATTTGCCCGATTTCGCCAGCCTGCCCGAAGAGGTGCTCCGGCGCACCACGGCGGCCTATCTTTGCTCCCCCGCCAATCCGCAGGGCGTTGTCGCCTCGCGCGATTACTGGGCCGAACTGATCGCGCTGGCCGAGAAGTATGATTTCCTGATTTTCGCTGATGAATGCTATTCCGAGATCTACCGCGACACGCCGCCCACCGGCGCGCTGGAGGTGGTTAAGGAACTCGGCACCGACCGCAACCGGGTGGTGATCTTTCACTCGCTGTCGAAACGCTCGAACTTGCCGGGGCTACGGGCGGGCTTTGCCGCCAGCGGGCCAGAGACGATGCGCGAGATCAAGCAGCTGCGCAACTACGCGGGCGCGCCGTTGCCGCTGCCCTTGCAGCAGGCCGCTGCCGCCGTTTGGGCGGATGAGGCGCATGTCGAAGAGAACCGCGCACTCTACCAAGAGAAATACGCCATCGCCGACCGCATTTTTGGCAATGTGCCGGGTTACGCGAGCCCCGAGGCGGGGTTCTTCTTGTGGCTCCCGGTCGAGGATGACGAGGCCGCGGCGCTGAAACTGTGGCGCGAGACAGGCGTACGGGTGCTGCCCGGCAGCTATCTGGCGCAGAACGTTGCCGGGGAAAATCCCGGTCAGAATTACATTCGGGTCGCCTTGGTGGCCCCAAAAGACGAAACGACGCGCGGGTTGGAAGCGATCCGCGACTGTCTGTATTCGACATAA
- a CDS encoding LON peptidase substrate-binding domain-containing protein has protein sequence MIKPAELPKTIAIFPLAGALLLPRSRLPLHIFEPRYLQMIEDALKTDTRLIGMVQPNEVPGRDGNGLHQIGCAGRITQFSETEDGRYMVTLGGVSRFRVVEEIEGFSPYRRCDVNWSGFDRDLGEDEFDDTFDRTRFLDLLGRYFDARGLSADWDTLKDAEDELLINSLSMMLEFEDEDKQALLEAPSLETRRETLVTLIEFAMRGGQEEGLMQ, from the coding sequence ATGATCAAGCCAGCAGAATTGCCCAAAACAATTGCGATCTTTCCGTTGGCAGGGGCGCTGTTGCTGCCCCGCTCGCGGTTGCCGTTGCATATATTCGAACCGCGTTACCTTCAGATGATCGAAGATGCGCTTAAAACGGATACTCGGCTGATCGGCATGGTCCAGCCCAACGAAGTGCCGGGCCGCGATGGCAATGGCCTGCACCAGATTGGCTGTGCCGGGCGCATCACGCAATTTTCCGAGACCGAAGATGGCCGCTATATGGTGACCTTGGGCGGTGTGTCACGGTTTCGCGTTGTGGAAGAGATCGAAGGTTTTAGCCCCTATCGCCGCTGCGATGTGAACTGGTCGGGCTTTGACCGGGATCTTGGCGAGGATGAGTTTGACGACACCTTTGACCGGACACGTTTCCTTGACCTGTTGGGCCGCTATTTCGATGCCCGCGGCCTTTCGGCAGATTGGGATACGTTGAAAGACGCCGAAGATGAATTGCTCATTAACTCTCTGTCGATGATGCTGGAGTTTGAGGACGAAGACAAACAGGCGCTGCTAGAGGCGCCATCGCTGGAAACCCGGCGCGAGACATTGGTGACATTGATCGAATTCGCGATGCGCGGCGGTCAGGAAGAGGGCTTGATGCAATGA